The Thermocrinis ruber genomic sequence AGGATGGCTCCGATCATTGCGGTTAAAAGTATAACAGAAGCCACCTCAAAAGGAAAGAGGTAGTTGGTAAATAGGGTTTTGCCCACGCTTTGAATGTTACCCTCCGTTATAACCCTCCCGGAAACTGCAAACTTACCATTCAACACCATGTATGCGATGGGAAGGAAGGAGACCAGCAAAAAGGGCACTGCCAAGAGGGCTTCTCTTTTGTAAATGCCTTCAAATTTCTTTACCTTTTCCCACGGAATGGTGGTTATAACCAGAACATAAAAGACGATTATGGCAACCGCGTATATTATGAGTTGCAAACCCGCCAAAAGCTCCGCCCCAAGGTGCAAAAAGATACCCGCTATAGCCAATATAACCGATAAGAAGGCAAGGATCACATGGACCGGGTTTTTCAGGAAAAGGGTACCAAAGACTGAAACCAAAAGCCAAAGACTTAGAAAGCCAAAAATCAGCCACTCCACTC encodes the following:
- a CDS encoding NADH-quinone oxidoreductase subunit J family protein, which gives rise to MEWLIFGFLSLWLLVSVFGTLFLKNPVHVILAFLSVILAIAGIFLHLGAELLAGLQLIIYAVAIIVFYVLVITTIPWEKVKKFEGIYKREALLAVPFLLVSFLPIAYMVLNGKFAVSGRVITEGNIQSVGKTLFTNYLFPFEVASVILLTAMIGAILLGRKEE